A DNA window from Streptomyces bacillaris contains the following coding sequences:
- a CDS encoding helix-turn-helix domain-containing protein, translating into MTSERRRVEAAAPELSAELRRLRELNRLTLAALAKRTNYSKSSWERYLNGKVIPPESAVVAFAQTVGVRPDELLMLRNRAERAERAEREQTGDAPVRGPAAAGSGGRVTAGPDRAAGGEVAPEAEGSGEAEVDGHAAGTSLAASVSVPVPAPASLPATEPAAASDLASAPAPEPAAGGSSDGGGPPSPRKAVAGPWRKGLVLAGIASVGAAVGLAVGIPLGTDRGEKERAGATAGALVSEERTAGGPGCIGTECRAKDPQRLNCHIGVWTAAVAQRGDAYLELRYSPGCRSAWARLTEAGVGDTARVMTEQGVIQERSISYDGDTYSMMVEAPYPAAVKACADLRDGENFCTGVGGGKPLRESVTDESERG; encoded by the coding sequence ATGACCTCGGAGCGTCGAAGAGTCGAAGCGGCGGCCCCGGAACTGTCGGCGGAACTCCGCAGACTGCGTGAACTCAACAGGCTGACTCTCGCCGCGCTGGCGAAGCGCACCAACTACAGCAAGTCGTCCTGGGAGCGGTATCTCAACGGCAAGGTGATCCCGCCCGAGTCCGCCGTGGTGGCCTTCGCACAGACCGTGGGCGTACGCCCCGACGAGCTGCTGATGCTCAGGAACCGGGCCGAGCGGGCGGAACGGGCCGAGCGCGAGCAGACGGGGGACGCACCGGTCAGAGGCCCGGCGGCGGCCGGGTCCGGGGGGCGGGTGACCGCCGGGCCGGACCGCGCGGCGGGCGGTGAAGTCGCCCCGGAGGCAGAGGGGTCGGGCGAGGCGGAGGTCGACGGCCACGCCGCCGGAACGTCCCTCGCGGCCTCGGTCTCCGTGCCCGTCCCCGCGCCGGCCTCCCTCCCGGCCACCGAGCCCGCCGCCGCGTCGGACCTCGCGTCGGCCCCGGCGCCGGAACCCGCGGCCGGGGGAAGCTCCGACGGCGGGGGACCGCCGAGCCCCCGGAAGGCGGTCGCCGGGCCGTGGCGCAAGGGCCTGGTCCTCGCGGGGATCGCGAGCGTGGGGGCGGCCGTCGGCCTGGCGGTGGGGATCCCGCTCGGTACGGACCGGGGGGAGAAGGAGCGGGCCGGAGCCACGGCGGGCGCCCTCGTGAGCGAGGAGCGGACGGCGGGCGGCCCCGGCTGCATCGGGACCGAGTGCCGGGCGAAGGACCCGCAGCGGCTGAACTGCCACATCGGCGTCTGGACGGCGGCCGTCGCCCAACGCGGGGACGCCTACCTGGAGTTGCGCTACAGCCCCGGCTGCCGGTCGGCCTGGGCGCGGCTCACCGAGGCGGGGGTGGGGGACACCGCGCGGGTCATGACCGAGCAGGGCGTGATCCAGGAGCGGTCGATCAGCTACGACGGGGACACGTACTCCATGATGGTCGAGGCGCCCTACCCGGCCGCGGTGAAGGCGTGCGCGGATCTCCGCGACGGGGAGAACTTCTGCACGGGCGTGGGCGGCGGGAAGCCCCTGCGCGAATCCGTCACCGACGAGAGCGAGCGGGGCTGA
- a CDS encoding peptidoglycan-binding domain-containing protein, giving the protein MGPDTWSKLIVTVSSGSNGSAVKAAQVQLNRYGHGLAVDGAFGSGTASAAKKFQQSKGLSADGIVGPDTWRALVSGSGSGGGGGGGSTKLTHAQVSSMFSGAGITWTSTGNCSNRNVSTCTSFEQMRRTTAEGTVALKRASGCAILVTGGTETGHAGGTYSHWNGYKVDFSPQSCISNYITRTFTRIGDRGDGATQYKSASGNIYARESSHWDVTFHN; this is encoded by the coding sequence GTGGGCCCCGACACCTGGTCCAAGCTGATCGTCACGGTCTCCTCCGGCTCGAACGGCAGCGCGGTGAAGGCGGCGCAGGTGCAGCTCAACCGGTACGGTCACGGCCTGGCCGTGGACGGAGCCTTCGGGTCCGGTACGGCCTCCGCCGCCAAGAAGTTCCAGCAGAGCAAGGGGCTGAGCGCGGACGGGATCGTCGGCCCCGACACCTGGCGGGCGCTGGTCTCCGGCTCGGGCTCCGGCGGGGGCGGAGGCGGCGGTTCCACCAAGCTGACGCACGCCCAGGTCTCCTCGATGTTCAGCGGCGCGGGCATCACCTGGACCTCGACCGGCAACTGCTCGAACCGCAACGTCAGCACCTGCACCTCCTTCGAGCAGATGCGCCGGACCACCGCCGAGGGCACCGTCGCCCTCAAGCGCGCCAGCGGCTGCGCGATCCTGGTCACCGGGGGTACGGAGACGGGCCACGCCGGCGGCACGTACAGCCACTGGAACGGCTACAAGGTCGACTTCAGCCCGCAGTCCTGCATCAGCAACTACATCACCCGCACCTTCACCCGCATCGGCGACCGGGGTGACGGCGCCACCCAGTACAAGTCCGCCTCGGGCAACATCTACGCGCGCGAGAGCAGCCACTGGGACGTCACGTTCCACAACTGA
- a CDS encoding PRC-barrel domain-containing protein, which produces MSENLWGYQPAVGHTVGTDLIGYKVEATDGSIGKVDKHSDDVTSSYLVVDTGVWIFGKHVLLPAGTVSRIDADDRKVYIDLTKDQIKDAPEFDKDKHIGDADFHRTTGEYYGRHRRV; this is translated from the coding sequence ATGAGCGAGAACCTGTGGGGCTACCAGCCGGCCGTCGGCCACACCGTCGGCACCGACCTGATCGGTTACAAGGTCGAGGCGACCGACGGCAGCATCGGCAAGGTCGACAAGCACTCCGACGACGTCACGTCCTCGTATCTGGTGGTCGACACCGGCGTATGGATCTTCGGCAAGCACGTCCTGCTCCCGGCGGGCACGGTGAGCCGGATCGACGCCGACGACCGCAAGGTCTACATCGACCTCACGAAGGACCAGATCAAGGACGCCCCGGAGTTCGACAAGGACAAGCACATCGGCGACGCGGACTTCCACCGCACGACGGGGGAGTACTACGGTCGCCACCGCCGCGTCTGA
- a CDS encoding MarR family winged helix-turn-helix transcriptional regulator: MGVERSGPDHGLRDVARAMRGVIELLEVYWARVPAGALPVTVSAPQLRVMYVLERREGINLRQLGAELDAAPSSVSRLCDRLEALGFVRRSSSPASRREVELRLTAQGRAHLDRLRARREERLAAVLARVTPASRARLMEAVEVVRAALVDVHADTPAPGAGHPPDEGTARRTG, from the coding sequence ATGGGCGTAGAGCGTTCCGGGCCTGATCACGGGCTCCGCGACGTGGCGAGGGCGATGCGCGGGGTCATCGAGCTGCTGGAGGTCTACTGGGCGAGGGTTCCGGCGGGTGCCTTGCCCGTCACCGTCTCCGCGCCGCAGCTCCGGGTCATGTACGTGCTCGAACGCCGGGAGGGCATCAATCTGCGGCAGCTCGGGGCGGAGCTGGACGCCGCCCCCTCCTCGGTGAGCCGGCTCTGCGACCGGCTGGAGGCCCTCGGTTTCGTACGCCGGTCCTCCAGCCCGGCCAGCCGGCGCGAGGTCGAGCTGCGGCTGACCGCCCAGGGGCGGGCCCACCTCGACCGGCTGCGGGCCCGGCGCGAGGAGCGGCTGGCGGCCGTGCTGGCGCGGGTGACACCGGCGTCCCGGGCCCGGCTGATGGAGGCGGTGGAGGTCGTCCGGGCCGCGCTCGTCGACGTACATGCGGACACACCGGCGCCCGGGGCCGGGCACCCTCCGGACGAGGGGACGGCGCGGCGGACGGGCTGA